The following proteins are encoded in a genomic region of Syngnathus acus chromosome 22, fSynAcu1.2, whole genome shotgun sequence:
- the LOC119116040 gene encoding papilin-like isoform X8, which translates to MMLPLLLLQLVLAPALLVSAEDYWEGWGAYGPCSRTCGGGVMVRSRRCITHRNDGGYNCVGPDKSYLACNTQECPAGTKDYREEQCAQFDGADFKGSRYSWVPYYGAENPCELNCVPKGENFVYRHSATVKDGTPCHPGRLDICVEGVCRRIGCDNILDSNMQEDPCLQCGGQGQTCSLVRNTFNTQRLAPGYNQMFTIPAGATSISIREKHPSRNYLAVRNLQGDYYLNGHWSLEFTSAAQIAGTKLYYQRGVEGDNLPESIIGRGPTTEPLVVELISQEPNQGVEYEYYLPVGHPTEGYAWSFGSWSACSKECGIGYQSRAVYCSIDNEAVPDHLCPYYARPESNRTCNPQACPVTYAWRTSEWTDCNVACGGGFQYRGVDCLYNDESGPRVVEDAYCAQYTQAPTDQQKCNMQRCTDHPGSAIISYIPSENAVQCRTTTYGCCYDRTTPAAGPNGEGCRDPPAPFERSICSLPKAAGSCSSWTARYFFDVLSGKCTEFWYGGCHGNSNHFATQEECHRVCHEPNGNGNGNGNGNGNGNGNGNGNGDGDGNGNGHANGNGNGNGRTNGNGNGHTNGNGNGNGYTNGNGNGRSNGNGNGNGRTNGNGNGNGHTNGNGNGNGYSNGNGNGNGHPNGNGNGNGHPNGNGNGNGNGNGHPNGNGNGNGHPNGNGNGNGNGHPNGNGNGNGHPNGNGNDNGHPNGNGNGNGHPNGNGNGNGNGHPNGNGNGNGYSNGNGNGNGRTNGNGNGNGRPNGNGNGNGRPNGNGNGNGYSNGNGNGNGHPNGNGNGHPNGNGNGYSNGNGNGNGHPNGNGNGNGNGHPNGNGNGNGNGHPNGNGNGNGNGHPNGNGNGNGNGHPNGNGNGNGYSNGNGNGNGRTNGNGNGHTNGNGNGRSNGNGNGNGRNGNGHSNGNGNGNGNGNGNGYPNGNGNGRSNGYGQRANGNGNGNGNGEDYNGNGHDNGNGNGRSNGHTQRVASSVAHTAHKARFVLKARRPHFITVKKHLIPAASLTLPAQVKIDQSDPSAVEALAGQTVVLPCRVSPPPSSTVALQWSKDGAALTSRRHQQQPNGSLLLGPVSKSDEGWFLCVATKEQERDHRYVYLTVSEGASRPQPTSLPTDELSPGFTLERSAASLLEMRAGQAARLPCTVVPATSLRYVSIQWSRDGRTLSDSRFVQQLDGTLLIESLRTEDAGVYTCSASTQHQLEQRRVHLRVQAALRITKAPDNIQVPEGSTALLPCVASGVDVSIGWSRNGVPVRPDGRKVQVSADGSLILNNVQASDEGTYTCNAYAGIYSASASADVRLLKNVQTGGVMTSPSGTPCLDQPELANCELVVYAQLCANQYYAAFCCASCARQARSGDRLAR; encoded by the exons ATGATGCTGCCTCTGTTGCTCCTCCAGCTGGTCCTGGCTCCAGCCCTTTTG GTGTCCGCTGAGGACTACTGGGAGGGGTGGGGTGCATACGGACCATGCAGTCGGACCTGCGGCGGTGGTGTGATGGTCAGAAGCAGACGCTGTATCACCCACAG AAACGACGGAGGCTACAACTGTGTTGGACCTGACAAGTCTTACCTGGCCTGTAACACTCAG GAGTGTCCCGCGGGAACTAAGGATTACCGTGAGGAGCAGTGCGCCCAGTTCGATGGGGCTGACTTCAAGGGGTCACGTTACAGCTGGGTGCCTTATTACGGAG CCGAGAACCCCTGCGAGCTGAACTGCGTGCCAAAGGGAGAGAACTTTGTCTACCGCCACAGTGCCACCGTTAAGGACGGAACACCTTGCCATCCCGGACGCCTTGACATTTGTGTGGAGGGAGTCTGCAGG CGCATAGGCTGCGACAACATACTGGACTCCAACATGCAGGAGGACCCCTGCCTGCAGTGCGGAGGCCAAGGACAGACCTGCTCACTGGTCAGGAACACCTTCAACACGCAGCGTCTTGCTCCCG GTTACAACCAGATGTTCACCATCCCCGCTGGAGCCACCTCCATCAGCATTAGAGAGAAACACCCTTCACGCAATTACCTCG CTGTCAGGAACCTGCAAGGAGATTACTACCTGAACGGTCACTGGTCCCTGGAGTTCACCAGTGCTGCCCAAATTGCCGGCACCAAGCTGTACTACCAACGAGGCGTAGAGGGCGACAACCTTCCCGAGTCCATCATCGGCCGCGGACCCACCACCGAGCCCCTCGTCGTGGAG CTGATCAGCCAGGAGCCCAACCAGGGTGTGGAGTACGAGTACTACCTTCCCGTGGGACACCCCACAGAGGGATACGCCTGGAGCTTCGGATCTTGGTCCGCCTGCAGCAAAGAGTGCGGAATTG GCTATCAGTCCAGAGCCGTCTACTGCTCCATCGACAACGAGGCCGTGCCCGACCACCTGTGCCCGTACTATGCCCGACCCGAGAGCAACAGAACCTGCAACCCTCAGGCCTGCCCTGTCACCTACGC CTGGAGAACCAGCGAGTGGACCGACTGCAACGTGGCATGCGGAGGCGGATTCCAGTATCGCGGCGTGGACTGTCTCTACAATGACGAGTCGGGACCCCGCGTGGTCGAGGACGCCTACTGCGCTCAGTACACTCAGGCACCCACTGACCAGCAGAAATGCAACATGCAGCGCTGCACCGACCACCCCGGAAGTGCG ATCATTTCCTACATCCCCTCTGAGAACGCCGTTCAGTGCCGCACCACCACCTACGGGTGCTGCTACGACCGCACCACCCCTGCTGCCGGGCCCAATGGAGAGGGCTGCCGTGACCCACCCGCACCTT TCGAGCGCTCCATCTGCTCACTGCCTAAGGCCGCTGGATCCTGCTCCAGCTGGACGGCGCGCTACTTCTTTGATGTTCTAAGCGGCAAGTGTACCGAGTTCTGGTACGGAGGCTGCCACGGCAACAGCAATCACTTTGCAACACAGGAGGAGTGCCACAGGGTCTGCCACGAGCCTAATGGCAATGGAAACGGCAATGGAAACGGAAATGGAAACGGAAACGGAAACGGAAATGGAAATGGTGACGGTGACGGTAACGGTAACGGCCACGCCAATGGAAATGGCAATGGTAATGGCCGCACCAATGGAAATGGCAACGGCCACACCAACGGAAACGGAAATGGTAACGGTTACACAAACGGAAACGGTAACGGCCGCTCAAATGGAAATGGCAACGGTAATGGCCGCACCAACGGAAACGGTAACGGCAACGGCCACACCAACGGAAATGGCAATGGTAACGGTTACTCAAACGGCAATGGAAATGGTAACGGCCACCCCAACGGCAATGGAAACGGTAACGGCCACCCCAACGGCAATGGCAATGGCAATGGAAACGGTAACGGCCACCCCAACGGCAATGGAAACGGTAACGGCCACCCCAACGGCAATGGCAATGGAAACGGTAACGGCCACCCCAACGGAAATGGAAACGGTAACGGCCACCCCAACGGAAATGGAAACGATAACGGCCACCCCAATGGCAATGGAAACGGTAACGGCCACCCCAACGGCAATGGCAATGGAAACGGTAACGGCCATCCCAACGGCAACGGCAATGGTAATGGTTACTCAAACGGCAATGGAAACGGTAACGGCCGCACCAACGGCAATGGAAACGGTAACGGACGCCCCAACGGCAATGGAAACGGTAACGGCCGCCCCAACGGCAATGGCAATGGTAACGGTTACTCAAACGGCAATGGAAACGGTAACGGCCACCCCAATGGAAACGGTAACGGCCACCCCAACGGCAATGGTAACGGTTACTCAAACGGCAATGGAAACGGTAACGGCCACCCCAACGGCAATGGCAATGGAAACGGTAACGGCCACCCCAACGGCAATGGCAATGGAAACGGTAACGGCCACCCCAACGGCAATGGCAATGGAAACGGTAACGGCCACCCCAACGGCAATGGCAATGGAAACGGTAACGGCCACCCCAACGGCAACGGCAATGGTAATGGTTACTCAAACGGCAATGGAAACGGTAACGGCCGCACCAACGG CAACGGTAACGGGCACACCAACGGAAATGGCAACGGTCGCTCCAACGGAAATGGAAACGGTAACGGCCGCAACGGTAATGGTCACTCCAACGGTAATGGAAACGGAAATGGAAACGGTAATGGAAATGGTTACCCAAACGGTAACGGAAATGGCCGCTCCAACGGATATGGACAGCGCGCCAACGGAAATGGCAACGGCAACGGAAATGGCGAGGACTACAACGGAAACGGCCACGACAACGGAAACGGCAATGGCCGCTCCAATGGTCACACCCAGAGGGTAGCATCCAGCGTGGCCCACACTGCCCACAAGGCCCGCTTTGTCTTGAAAGCCCGCAGGCCTCACTTTATCACCGTGAAAAAGCACCTTATCCCCGCAGCCAG TTTGACTTTGCCAGCCCAGGTCAAGATTGACCAGTCGGACCCGTCCGCCGTAGAGGCCCTGGCGGGCCAGACGGTGGTGCTGCCCTGCAGAGTCAGCCCACCGCCCAGTTCCACCGTGGCGCTCCAGTGGAGCAAGGACGGAGCCGCATTGACATCACGCAG ACATCAACAGCAGCCCAACGGTTCGCTGCTGCTCGGCCCTGTCAGCAAGTCGGACGAAGGCTGGTTCTTGTGTGTGGCCACCAAGGAGCAGGAAAGAGACCACCGCTACGTTTACCTGACTGTCTCAG AGGGAGCGTCCCGGCCGCAGCCCACCTCCTTGCCGACGGACGAGCTTTCGCCAGG GTTCACCCTGGAGCGCTCGGCCGCATCCTTGCTGGAGATGCGAGCGGGACAGGCGGCCCGACTGCCGTGCACCGTCGTACCCGCAACCTCACTCAGATACGTCAGCATACAATGGAGCCGAGACGGACGCACACTCAGCGACTCCAG GTTTGTCCAGCAGTTAGATGGCACACTGCTCATTGAGTCACTTCGGACTGAGGACGCCGGTGTGTACACTTGCTCCGCCTCCACGCAGCATCAGCTGGAGCAGAGACGCGTACATCTCAGAGTTCAAG CTGCCTTGCGGATCACCAAAGCTCCCGACAACATCCAAGTACCTGAAGGCAGCACGGCACTGCTACCCTGCGTGGCGTCGGGAGTCGACGTAAGCATCGGCTGGTCCAG GAACGGCGTCCCAGTGCGTCCGGACGGACGTAAGGTCCAGGTGTCTGCCGACGGGAGCCTGATCCTCAACAATGTGCAGGCATCCGACGAGGGCACCTACACGTGCAACGCCTACGCCGGCATCTACTCGGCCAGCGCCTCGGCTGACGTGCGCCTCctcaaaaatgtgcaaacag GCGGGGTTATGACATCACCATCGGGGACGCCGTGCTTGGACCAGCCTGAATTGGCCAACTGCGAGCTGGTGGTCTACGCCCAGCTGTGCGCCAACCAGTACTACGCTGCCTTCTGTTGTGCCAGCTGTGCCCGCCAAGCACGCAGCGGTGACAGGTTAGCTCGGTGA
- the LOC119116040 gene encoding papilin-like isoform X13, with product MMLPLLLLQLVLAPALLVSAEDYWEGWGAYGPCSRTCGGGVMVRSRRCITHRNDGGYNCVGPDKSYLACNTQECPAGTKDYREEQCAQFDGADFKGSRYSWVPYYGAENPCELNCVPKGENFVYRHSATVKDGTPCHPGRLDICVEGVCRRIGCDNILDSNMQEDPCLQCGGQGQTCSLVRNTFNTQRLAPGYNQMFTIPAGATSISIREKHPSRNYLAVRNLQGDYYLNGHWSLEFTSAAQIAGTKLYYQRGVEGDNLPESIIGRGPTTEPLVVELISQEPNQGVEYEYYLPVGHPTEGYAWSFGSWSACSKECGIGYQSRAVYCSIDNEAVPDHLCPYYARPESNRTCNPQACPVTYAWRTSEWTDCNVACGGGFQYRGVDCLYNDESGPRVVEDAYCAQYTQAPTDQQKCNMQRCTDHPGSAIISYIPSENAVQCRTTTYGCCYDRTTPAAGPNGEGCRDPPAPFERSICSLPKAAGSCSSWTARYFFDVLSGKCTEFWYGGCHGNSNHFATQEECHRVCHEPNGNGNGNGNGNGNGNGNGNGNGDGDGNGNGHANGNGNGNGRTNGNGNGHTNGNGNGNGYTNGNGNGRSNGNGNGNGRTNGNGNGNGHTNGNGNGNGYSNGNGNGNGHPNGNGNGNGHPNGNGNGNGNGNGHPNGNGNGNGHPNGNGNGNGNGHPNGNGNGNGHPNGNGNDNGHPNGNGNGNGHPNGNGNGNGNGHPNGNGNGNGYSNGNGNGNGRTNGNGNGNGRPNGNGNGNGRPNGNGNGNGYSNGNGNGNGHPNGNGNGHPNGNGNGYSNGNGNGNGHPNGNGNGNGNGHPNGNGNGNGNGHPNGNGNGNGNGHPNGNGNGNGNGHPNGNGNGHTNGNGNGRSNGNGNGNGRNGNGHSNGNGNGNGNGNGNGYPNGNGNGRSNGYGQRANGNGNGNGNGEDYNGNGHDNGNGNGRSNGHTQRVASSVAHTAHKARFVLKARRPHFITVKKHLIPAASLTLPAQVKIDQSDPSAVEALAGQTVVLPCRVSPPPSSTVALQWSKDGAALTSRRHQQQPNGSLLLGPVSKSDEGWFLCVATKEQERDHRYVYLTVSEGASRPQPTSLPTDELSPGFTLERSAASLLEMRAGQAARLPCTVVPATSLRYVSIQWSRDGRTLSDSRFVQQLDGTLLIESLRTEDAGVYTCSASTQHQLEQRRVHLRVQAALRITKAPDNIQVPEGSTALLPCVASGVDVSIGWSRNGVPVRPDGRKVQVSADGSLILNNVQASDEGTYTCNAYAGIYSASASADVRLLKNVQTGGVMTSPSGTPCLDQPELANCELVVYAQLCANQYYAAFCCASCARQARSGDRLAR from the exons ATGATGCTGCCTCTGTTGCTCCTCCAGCTGGTCCTGGCTCCAGCCCTTTTG GTGTCCGCTGAGGACTACTGGGAGGGGTGGGGTGCATACGGACCATGCAGTCGGACCTGCGGCGGTGGTGTGATGGTCAGAAGCAGACGCTGTATCACCCACAG AAACGACGGAGGCTACAACTGTGTTGGACCTGACAAGTCTTACCTGGCCTGTAACACTCAG GAGTGTCCCGCGGGAACTAAGGATTACCGTGAGGAGCAGTGCGCCCAGTTCGATGGGGCTGACTTCAAGGGGTCACGTTACAGCTGGGTGCCTTATTACGGAG CCGAGAACCCCTGCGAGCTGAACTGCGTGCCAAAGGGAGAGAACTTTGTCTACCGCCACAGTGCCACCGTTAAGGACGGAACACCTTGCCATCCCGGACGCCTTGACATTTGTGTGGAGGGAGTCTGCAGG CGCATAGGCTGCGACAACATACTGGACTCCAACATGCAGGAGGACCCCTGCCTGCAGTGCGGAGGCCAAGGACAGACCTGCTCACTGGTCAGGAACACCTTCAACACGCAGCGTCTTGCTCCCG GTTACAACCAGATGTTCACCATCCCCGCTGGAGCCACCTCCATCAGCATTAGAGAGAAACACCCTTCACGCAATTACCTCG CTGTCAGGAACCTGCAAGGAGATTACTACCTGAACGGTCACTGGTCCCTGGAGTTCACCAGTGCTGCCCAAATTGCCGGCACCAAGCTGTACTACCAACGAGGCGTAGAGGGCGACAACCTTCCCGAGTCCATCATCGGCCGCGGACCCACCACCGAGCCCCTCGTCGTGGAG CTGATCAGCCAGGAGCCCAACCAGGGTGTGGAGTACGAGTACTACCTTCCCGTGGGACACCCCACAGAGGGATACGCCTGGAGCTTCGGATCTTGGTCCGCCTGCAGCAAAGAGTGCGGAATTG GCTATCAGTCCAGAGCCGTCTACTGCTCCATCGACAACGAGGCCGTGCCCGACCACCTGTGCCCGTACTATGCCCGACCCGAGAGCAACAGAACCTGCAACCCTCAGGCCTGCCCTGTCACCTACGC CTGGAGAACCAGCGAGTGGACCGACTGCAACGTGGCATGCGGAGGCGGATTCCAGTATCGCGGCGTGGACTGTCTCTACAATGACGAGTCGGGACCCCGCGTGGTCGAGGACGCCTACTGCGCTCAGTACACTCAGGCACCCACTGACCAGCAGAAATGCAACATGCAGCGCTGCACCGACCACCCCGGAAGTGCG ATCATTTCCTACATCCCCTCTGAGAACGCCGTTCAGTGCCGCACCACCACCTACGGGTGCTGCTACGACCGCACCACCCCTGCTGCCGGGCCCAATGGAGAGGGCTGCCGTGACCCACCCGCACCTT TCGAGCGCTCCATCTGCTCACTGCCTAAGGCCGCTGGATCCTGCTCCAGCTGGACGGCGCGCTACTTCTTTGATGTTCTAAGCGGCAAGTGTACCGAGTTCTGGTACGGAGGCTGCCACGGCAACAGCAATCACTTTGCAACACAGGAGGAGTGCCACAGGGTCTGCCACGAGCCTAATGGCAATGGAAACGGCAATGGAAACGGAAATGGAAACGGAAACGGAAACGGAAATGGAAATGGTGACGGTGACGGTAACGGTAACGGCCACGCCAATGGAAATGGCAATGGTAATGGCCGCACCAATGGAAATGGCAACGGCCACACCAACGGAAACGGAAATGGTAACGGTTACACAAACGGAAACGGTAACGGCCGCTCAAATGGAAATGGCAACGGTAATGGCCGCACCAACGGAAACGGTAACGGCAACGGCCACACCAACGGAAATGGCAATGGTAACGGTTACTCAAACGGCAATGGAAATGGTAACGGCCACCCCAACGGCAATGGAAACGGTAACGGCCACCCCAACGGCAATGGCAATGGCAATGGAAACGGTAACGGCCACCCCAACGGCAATGGAAACGGTAACGGCCACCCCAACGGCAATGGCAATGGAAACGGTAACGGCCACCCCAACGGAAATGGAAACGGTAACGGCCACCCCAACGGAAATGGAAACGATAACGGCCACCCCAATGGCAATGGAAACGGTAACGGCCACCCCAACGGCAATGGCAATGGAAACGGTAACGGCCATCCCAACGGCAACGGCAATGGTAATGGTTACTCAAACGGCAATGGAAACGGTAACGGCCGCACCAACGGCAATGGAAACGGTAACGGACGCCCCAACGGCAATGGAAACGGTAACGGCCGCCCCAACGGCAATGGCAATGGTAACGGTTACTCAAACGGCAATGGAAACGGTAACGGCCACCCCAATGGAAACGGTAACGGCCACCCCAACGGCAATGGTAACGGTTACTCAAACGGCAATGGAAACGGTAACGGCCACCCCAACGGCAATGGCAATGGAAACGGTAACGGCCACCCCAACGGCAATGGCAATGGAAACGGTAACGGCCACCCCAACGGCAATGGCAATGGAAACGGTAACGGCCACCCCAACGGCAATGGCAATGGAAACGGTAACGGCCACCCCAACGG CAACGGTAACGGGCACACCAACGGAAATGGCAACGGTCGCTCCAACGGAAATGGAAACGGTAACGGCCGCAACGGTAATGGTCACTCCAACGGTAATGGAAACGGAAATGGAAACGGTAATGGAAATGGTTACCCAAACGGTAACGGAAATGGCCGCTCCAACGGATATGGACAGCGCGCCAACGGAAATGGCAACGGCAACGGAAATGGCGAGGACTACAACGGAAACGGCCACGACAACGGAAACGGCAATGGCCGCTCCAATGGTCACACCCAGAGGGTAGCATCCAGCGTGGCCCACACTGCCCACAAGGCCCGCTTTGTCTTGAAAGCCCGCAGGCCTCACTTTATCACCGTGAAAAAGCACCTTATCCCCGCAGCCAG TTTGACTTTGCCAGCCCAGGTCAAGATTGACCAGTCGGACCCGTCCGCCGTAGAGGCCCTGGCGGGCCAGACGGTGGTGCTGCCCTGCAGAGTCAGCCCACCGCCCAGTTCCACCGTGGCGCTCCAGTGGAGCAAGGACGGAGCCGCATTGACATCACGCAG ACATCAACAGCAGCCCAACGGTTCGCTGCTGCTCGGCCCTGTCAGCAAGTCGGACGAAGGCTGGTTCTTGTGTGTGGCCACCAAGGAGCAGGAAAGAGACCACCGCTACGTTTACCTGACTGTCTCAG AGGGAGCGTCCCGGCCGCAGCCCACCTCCTTGCCGACGGACGAGCTTTCGCCAGG GTTCACCCTGGAGCGCTCGGCCGCATCCTTGCTGGAGATGCGAGCGGGACAGGCGGCCCGACTGCCGTGCACCGTCGTACCCGCAACCTCACTCAGATACGTCAGCATACAATGGAGCCGAGACGGACGCACACTCAGCGACTCCAG GTTTGTCCAGCAGTTAGATGGCACACTGCTCATTGAGTCACTTCGGACTGAGGACGCCGGTGTGTACACTTGCTCCGCCTCCACGCAGCATCAGCTGGAGCAGAGACGCGTACATCTCAGAGTTCAAG CTGCCTTGCGGATCACCAAAGCTCCCGACAACATCCAAGTACCTGAAGGCAGCACGGCACTGCTACCCTGCGTGGCGTCGGGAGTCGACGTAAGCATCGGCTGGTCCAG GAACGGCGTCCCAGTGCGTCCGGACGGACGTAAGGTCCAGGTGTCTGCCGACGGGAGCCTGATCCTCAACAATGTGCAGGCATCCGACGAGGGCACCTACACGTGCAACGCCTACGCCGGCATCTACTCGGCCAGCGCCTCGGCTGACGTGCGCCTCctcaaaaatgtgcaaacag GCGGGGTTATGACATCACCATCGGGGACGCCGTGCTTGGACCAGCCTGAATTGGCCAACTGCGAGCTGGTGGTCTACGCCCAGCTGTGCGCCAACCAGTACTACGCTGCCTTCTGTTGTGCCAGCTGTGCCCGCCAAGCACGCAGCGGTGACAGGTTAGCTCGGTGA